DNA from Spirochaetota bacterium:
CTTTAGTAATTAATATATACCTAGCTACAGGTATTAAGAAAGAAGATAGTTATAGAAACATAGGACTTCAGAAAGGTTTGTATTTCCCAATATCATCTGGTTATGCGGACATAGAAATAGGTAATACTGTTTCGGTTGTTGGAACTGTCTTTGGTATCTCTTTGTTTTTTTCATTTAACTCTGTATCATCAAAGATAGAGCCACCACTTGCTTTCAATGTTGAAAACGACCATCTTGTACTAGGTAGCACTTTGGAAGGTTTTGTTTATTATTCAGAGGACCTAACGATAAAGTTGTTTTCAGAAATAACATATTTTCTACCTATTTCTGAAAGGTCAAAGTATCTCAATATCCTTGACATAGGAGGGGGTGTTTGGGGAAAAGTTATTGATGTCTTTATAATAAAAGTTGGATACTACCAAAATTTTCTTATACCTATTGATATTGAAAAAACGTATGATAGTATTCTGATGGTAGAATTAGGAACTAGGTTTTGAAAGGTGCTTTTGATCTGAACATTGATACTATCTTTTCTATTGGTTTATTTCTGTTTAGAGTATATATGTGAATTTTATTAAATCCGTTCTTTATCAGGTCGTTTATTTGTTCTACAGCAACTTCAATACCAAGTTTTTCCATGTCTTCTTGACTGTCTAGATATCTGACGAATTTATCTTCTAGTTCTTTTGGTATATGTGTTCCAACCTTTGATGCGAATGAAGATATCTGTTTGAAGTTTGTTATAGGCATTATACCGGGTATTATAGGGTTGTTGATACCTTTGCTAATACAAACATCAATGAAGTTGTAGAAATAGGTGTTGTCAAAGAACATCTGTGTTATAGCAAAGTCTCCTCCGTTATCAAACTTTTGTTTTAGGTATTCTACTTCAAGTGGTATGTTTCTGTACTGAGGGTAGCCTTCGGGATAAGCACTTACACATATAGAGAAGGTGTTGGAAAAATGTCTTCTTATGAACCTGACTAATGTTAATGCATCTTTGAAGTATGATTTAGAAATATCAAAATTTGGCATATCCTTTGGGACATCTCCTCTTAAGGCTAGGATGTTTTCAATACCGAGTTCTTTGTATGAGCTTATTATATTTAATACCTCTTCTTGTGAGTGTGTTAGTGCTGTAAGGTGTGGCATTACAGGAATCTTGTAGTTAGTTTTTATGAATTTGACTAGCTCGTAGGTTTGTGTTTTGGTGCTACCACCAGCACCGTAGGTTACTGAAACAAAGTCGGGGTGAATATTATTGTAAAAGTCAAAACTTGATATGAATTCTTCAAAGATGCTTGGATCCTTTGGTGGGAAGAACTCAAAGGATATTACCAAAGATTTGCTTTTTAGTAAGTCTGATGTTTTCATAGTGCTTCATAAAATTATACTTTTTAATCCAGTTTATTAGCAATTTGTGTTGGGGGATTGGGATTATCCAGATTGATAAGAAGGAGGTATGTCATCAAGAGTCAAAAGATATTTGATTTTTTTGTGGTAAGTTGTATATTATTAGTAAGAATTTTGGTATCAAGGAGGTAATATGGGGTCTGTAAAGAAATTATTTCAGGGTATAGTTAAGGTAAAGAAGATAGTTGA
Protein-coding regions in this window:
- the metF gene encoding methylenetetrahydrofolate reductase [NAD(P)H], with amino-acid sequence MKTSDLLKSKSLVISFEFFPPKDPSIFEEFISSFDFYNNIHPDFVSVTYGAGGSTKTQTYELVKFIKTNYKIPVMPHLTALTHSQEEVLNIISSYKELGIENILALRGDVPKDMPNFDISKSYFKDALTLVRFIRRHFSNTFSICVSAYPEGYPQYRNIPLEVEYLKQKFDNGGDFAITQMFFDNTYFYNFIDVCISKGINNPIIPGIMPITNFKQISSFASKVGTHIPKELEDKFVRYLDSQEDMEKLGIEVAVEQINDLIKNGFNKIHIYTLNRNKPIEKIVSMFRSKAPFKT